The Ramlibacter pinisoli genome segment CTGCTGCGCGAAGCCGTCGCCGACGGGGACGGTGACCTCGACAACGCCGCCGTCGTCCGCCGCCTGCGCGGGCGGCGGCGGTCTTCTGCGAACGATCCCGATGCGTGATTTCTCCACCGACCACCGCTGGCTCTCCATCAACACCGCCACCGTCCGCAAGAGCCGCGGACAGGACCTGCCGCTGCCGCAGATCCTGGACGCGTGCGCGGCGCGCGGCATCCGCGCCATTTCGCCCTGGCGCGACCAGGTCGCTGCCGCCGGGCTGGCGGCGGTGTCGAAGCAGGTGAAGGCCCTGGGCCTGGAACTGTCGGGCTATTGCCGGGGCGGCATGTTCCCGGCGACCGACGCCGCCGGCCTGCAGGCGGCCCACGACGACAACCGGCGCGCCGTGGATGAGGCACGCGAGCTGGGCGCCGCCTGCCTGGTGCTGGTGGTGGGCGGGCTGCCCGGGGCACTGGCGGGCCGGGCGGCGCACAAGGACCTGGCGCTGGCGCGCAGCCAGGTGCGCGACGGGATCGGCGCCCTGCTGGACTACGCGCGCTCGGCCGGGATGCCGCTGGCCATCGAGCCCCTGCACCCGATGTACGCGGGCGACCGGGCCTGCATCAACACGATGGAACAGGCGCTGGACGTCTGCGACGAACTCGATCCGTCGCGCTCGGGCGCGCTGGGCGTCGCCGTCGACGTCTACCACGTCTGGTGGGACCCCAAGCTGGAGGCGCAGATCCGCCGCGCCGGCCGTAGACGGCTGCTGGCGTTCCACGTCTGCGACTGGCTGACGCCGACGCGCGACCTGCTCAACGACAGGGGAATGATGGGCGACGGGGTGATTGACATCCCGCTCATCCGCAGCTGGGTCGAGGCCCAGGGGTTCGCGGGGTACAGCGAAGTGGAGATCTTCTCCACACTCGACTGGTGGCAGCGCGATGCGTCCGAGGTCCTGAACACCTGCATCGCGCGCCATCGCGGCGCCGTCTGAACGGCGCCGCGGGCAGCCGGATCAGGCGACCTGCAGCTTGGGCGTGGCCGGGCGGGCGGCCGGCGCGGCGGGGGTGGCGGCGAACTCGATCTCGCCGGAGAGCTGGCCGCCCTCCTCGATCACGACCTTGCCGTAGCGGATGCGGCCCGTGACCTTGCCGGTCGCGTAGATCACCAGCTTCTGGCGCACCGTCAGGTTGCCTTCGAAGGTGCCGCGGATCTCGGCGATGTCGATCTCGGCCGAGCCCTTGAAGGCACCGCGCTCGGAGATCTGGATCATGCGGGAGTCCATGGTCGCCTCGACCGAGCCCTCGACCACCAGCGTGTCGCAATCGGTGATCTCGACACCCTTGAGCTTGATGTTGGGGCCGACGGTCAGCTTGGCTTCGCCTTCCGTGACCGTGCTCGGGCTGTTGGCAGCCGGCGCGGTGGGAGCGGCGGCCGCAGCGGCCAGCGCGGCGCCGTTCGGGGTATTCGGACGCACGTCCTCGCGCTTGCCGTTGTTGAAGAAGGGGGATTGCAGTGCCATCGCGAATACCTCGTCAGTGGTGTGTTGAAGAGCCTCGAATGCTATGGACGAGCCTGCTTACACGCATCAATGGCTGAGCAAGTTCGGTAACTGTTTACATGGCACGGTGCCGCAGCGGCTCCGCCACAGGCGATGTAACAGCGATTGCGGCGGTTCAGGCCGCGCGGCAGGATCGTGCCAGGACGAGGATCGGACGATGACCAAGCGACTGTGGTGGGCCCTGTGCCTAGTGGGTGTCGGCGCCGTCGCGCGTGCGCAGGTGCCGTCGCCAGAGCCCGTGTTCGACACCCGGGAGGCCAACCTCATCGCGGTACTGCGCGAGTCGGCCGGCGCCAACCAGGAGGAGGAGACGCTGCAGCCCTACGGGACGCTGCAGGCGCGGCTGCCGGACGGCAGCGAGGTCGAGCTGGAAACCAGCTGGTACCGCTACGTCGGGGACATGCATATCCGGCTGGTCTTTGACAGCCGCACGCAGTTGCAGAGCGCCTCGCCCGACGATCTCGACCGACTGCGCCTGGATCCGGAGCAGGCCGTGCGGGTGGCCGTGGGCAACTTGCGGCGCACCTATGGCGAGCCCCAGGTGCGGCCCTGGACCGGCGGGCTGATGCAGGTGAGCGGCCGGGCCGACGACCTGAACAGCAGCTATTTCCTCGACCGCGACTTCTGGTCCGACCTGGAAGCCCGCCACCGCAGCGGGCTGGTGGTGGCCGTGCCCCAGCGCGGCGGGCTGCTGTACGCCCCCGCGGACGATCCGCACGCGATCACCGCGCTGCGCTTCAGCGCGCCGGCGCTGTATGCGGCCTCGCGCACCCGCGTGTCGTCGGCCCTCTACCTGTTCAAGGACGGGCACTGGAGCGTGTTCCAGCCCCCGTTGTCCGCCGAGCGGACGGCTCAGTAGCCGACCAGGTAGCGCTGGCCACGCCAGCTCAGCACGGCCTGGTTGGGCCGGATCTGCTCCAGCAGCACGCCCGGGACCGGCTCCGCGCCTTCGTTGAAGACCTGCCCGTTCACGATCAGCATCCGCTGCGCCGCGTTCGGCGAGTACACGCCCCCCGTGATGGCCAGCTTGGGGGCGCCGGCGGGTGCCACGGCAGAAGGCTCCGGGGCCGGCGCGGATGCAGCGGCGACCGGGGCGGCCCCCGCTGTCGGCGCCGAAGCAGCTGCGGCCGCCGGGGCGGCTGGACGCGGGGCGGATGCGGCGACAGCCGCCGAGGCACGGATCCTTGGCGCCGATGCCTTCCCGGCGGCGGCGGGGACCGGCGCAGGCGTCGCCACGGCGGGCGGCGGAGGCGGCGGTTCGATGCGGGCGGCCGGAGCGGCAGGCGCGGGCGTTGCGGGTAGCGCCGCAGACGGCGCCGCAGGCGTTGGCACGACGGCTGCAGGGGGCGGCACCACGGTTGCCGGCACCGGCGGAGTGGTCGTGTTGGCCTGGGCGAGCGGCGGGGCTGGCGGCGCCGGCGGGCGCGCCAGCTGCCATGCGGCCAGTCCGATGGACACCAGGCCCACGCCGAGCACTCCCCACAGCTGCGGCGACTTGCCGGCGGCCTCTTCGTCCTCGCCGACGCCGAGCGGGCGATCGTTCAGGCCCGGCAACCGGCTTCGATCGCGCTGGGCGTCTGCCTTGCGCAGGGCGTCGAGGATGTAGGACATCGGTCAGGGCGCCAGCCGCGGCTCATCGACGCGGGCTTGGCGATTGAGTTGCATGAAGGTCAGCGGCCCCAGCGTGCCGTCGACGGGGAGCCCCTGCTCCAGCTGAAAGCTGCGGATGCGCTGGCGCAGCGGCGCCGCGGCCTTGCCGCCGGCGGTGTCGACCGGCAGTTGCGCGGCGGCCCAGCGCTGAGCGGCAGGCAGGGTGGTGTCGGCCTCGCGGGGGTCGTAACCGACCGGCGCCTTCCACAGGGTCGCCCACTCGCCGTTCCAGCGCGAGGCCAGGGCCGCCAGCGTGACGGTCTGCGCCGTCCCGCCGGCCGACAGGGTCGCCGTCTTGTCCGTCAGGGCCGTGAGCAAGGCATAGGACGGCGTGCCGCTCTCGCGGTCGAGCGTGACGATGCCGGGCCGGTCCAGCTGGCGGATCAGCGGCAAGGGCGTGCTGCGCGTGTAGCAGTGCAGGCCCTGCCGCGGCAGCAGCTTGCACGGGTCGCCATCGCCGGCCTCGGCGTTCCAGGCCTTGGCCAGCTCGCGCCATGCCGCGCGTTCGTCGCGCAGCAAGGTGGGGGGTGCCGCCGAGGCCGGGGCCGCCGGCGCCGCGGCGGTCGGGATGACGCCCGCGCCGGCAGCGGGGGCGGCGGCGACGCTGGCCGGGGCGCTGGCGGCGGATGTGGCGGCGCTGGCAGCGGGAGCGGCCGGAACGGCAGCGACGGCGGCCGAGGCGGGCCGGGCCGGCCGGGGCGTGGCGACCCCGGCGGCCGGCGCCGGCCCCTCGCCCAGCAACCGCGCTAGGACCACCAGCGCGGCCCCGGCGGCAATCCCCAGGCCCAGGACGAAGGCGGGACGCGGCCAGGCGCCGGGACGCGCATGCTCGGGCGCACCGAAGACCTCGCGCGCCGCCTGCCGCACGATGGCGGGGGTGACGGCCGCCTCGCTGCGCGCATAGGCGCCGAGCAGCGCGCGGTCGCACAGCAGGTTGATGCGCCGTGGCACGCCCCCTGTGAGCCGGTGCACCAGGGCCAGCGCGCGGCGCTCGAATGGCAGGGCGCGCGACAGGCCCGCGACCTCCAGCCGGTGGCGGACGTAGCGGACGGTCTCTTCGCGCGTCAGCGCGTCGAGGTGGTAGCGGGCGATGACGCGCTGCGCGAGCTGCTCCAGTTCGGGCCGGGCCAGCAGGCCGCGCAGCTCGGGCTGGCCGATCAGGATGATCTGCAGCAGCTTGCGCTCGTTGGTCTCGAGGTTGGTCAGCAGCCGCAGCTGCTCCAGCACGTCGGCCGACAGGTTCTGCGCCTCGTCGATGACCAGCACGCTGTTGCGGCCGGCGGCATGCGCCTGCAGCAGGTAGGCGTTGAGCGGGTCGAGCCAATCCTTGGCGGTGGCGCCTTCCTGGCGTGGAACGGCGATGTGGAACTCCTCGCACACCGACTGCAGCAGTTCCAGGGCGGTGAGCTTGGGATTGAAGATGTACGCGACGTCGGTCGCGGGCGGGATCTGCTCCAGGAAGCAGCGGCACACCGTGGTCTTGCCGGTGCCGATCTCGCCCGTCAGCAGGACGAACCCGCCGCCCCCGCCCACCCCGTACAGCAGGTGCGCCAGCGCCTCCCGGTGACGCTCGCTCATGTAGAGATAGCGTGGGTCCGGCGCGATGGAGAAGGGCTCCTGGGACAACCCGAAGTACGGCGCGTACATGGGCCGAGGATACCGCTGACCCTTGCCCCTGCGGGCGGGCCGGGGCGGTGTCAGGCCGCGAACGGCTGCGCGCGGCGTGCCCTGCGCACGTTGAAGGCGCTGGTGATCAGCAGCAATTGGACGGCCACCAGGCCCAGCCACACGGCGCCGTAGTGGCCGCGGTCCATCAGTTGCCCGAACAGCAGCGGCGCCACCGCCTGGCCGATGTCCAGCCCCGAATAGACGATGCCGTACACCCGGCCGCTGGCGTTGGCCGGCGTGGAGCGCTTGACCAGCAGGTCCCGCGAGGGCCCGGCGATGCCGCTCGCGAATCCCATCACGCCGAACAAGGCGGGCACCAGCAGCGCCGGCACCGGCGCGAGGGCGACCGTCAGGGCCACCGCGGCAGCCACCCCGAATCCCACGGCCACCACCTTTTCGCAGCGCGATGGGTCGGCGGCGAGGAAGCCGCCCAGGGCCATGCCGCCGGCGCTGCAGACCATGTACACGGTCAGGCACATGGCGACCAGGGCCATCGGCACGTCGTGCAGGTGGCGCGCCGCCTCCGGCGCGAAGGCCTGCACCACGCTCAGCACCATGGCGTAGACGAAGAAGAACGCGAAGCACATCCAGACGGCGGGCACGCGCAGGAAATCGAACGTGGCCGCGCCGGACGCCGCAGCGGCGTTCGAAGGCCGCGCCTTGGGTAGGGCCAGTTGCTCGCGGTTCAGCCACAGCACGAGCAGCACCGCCCAGGCGAGTGCGCCGGCAGCCGCCAAGGCGGCGCGCCAAGAGAACGCGAGGGCGATCGGCACCAGCAGCGCCGGCGCGAGCGCCCAGCCCAGGCTGCCGGTGATGCCGTGGACGCTGTAGGCATGGCCGAGCCGGGACGCGCTGACCTTGCGATTGAGCAGCGTGTAGTCGACGGGGTGGAACACGCCATTGCCGATGCCCGCGACCAGCGAGCACGCCGCCATCGTCCAGTAGCCCGTGCTCAGCGAGAACCCGAAGGCCGCCAGGCCCACCAGCGCCAAGCCGGCGAACAGCACCGGGCGCGGCCCGTGGCGGTCGACCAGGAAGCCCGAGGCGGCCTGCACGGCGCACGAGACGACGAAGAAGATCGTCATCAGGAATCCCAGCTGCGTGTAGCTGGCGTGCAGCGCGTCCTTCAGCCACGGGAACAGCGGCGCCAGCAGCAGCTGGCTGAAGTGGCTGATGAGGTGCGCCAGTCCCACCAGGCCGATCACCTGCGCATCCTGGCGCAGGGGGACGGACGGCGGGACGGCATAGGCGGCGAGGCTGGACATGGACCGATCCTAGCCAGCGGTGCCAAGTTCCGGAATGCGACGAATCGCCAGCTTTCGTCGGATATCGGCCAGAATCGCGGACATGCCCAGGCGACCTGCCCCGCGTGCCATTCCGGTCGGCGACACGGACGACTTCGAGCCCACCCGGGCCCGGCCGGTGCGGTTGCGCGCGCGCAGCCTGCCGGCCGACAGCCACTTCGAGCCGCACCGGCACGGCTGGGCGCAGCTGGCGTACTGCTCCAGCGGCGTGCTGCAGGTCTCGGCCCAGCAGGGCGTGGACCTGTCCGACGAAGTCACCTTCATCGTCCCGCCGTCGCGCGCGGTGTGGATTGAGCCGCGGGCGCGGCACTCGGTGCACGTGCTCGAGCGCGCAGAGTTCCGGACCCTGTACCTGCATGCCTCGGTCACGCCGGACGGCTGGGACGGCTGCCGGGTGATCCTGGTCTCGCCGCTGCTGCGCGAGTTGATCGGGGCGCTCGACGCCAGCCCGCCAACGCGTGAACGCGAGCGCCTGCTGGCCGCCATGGTCCTGGACGAGTTGCACCACGCCGACGCGCAGTCGCTGGGCGTGCCGCTGCCGCCGCCGGACGGCGACAAGCGGCTGCGCGCCCTGTGCGAGGCGGTGCTGCGCGCGCCGGGCCAGCGGGCCAGCCTGGCCGAATGGGCCGCGGACGTGGGCGCCAGTGAACGAACCTTGGCACGCCTGTTCCAGGCCGAACTCGGCACCGGCTACCAGCAGTGGCGCCAGCAGGCGGTGCTCGCGCACGCGCTGCCGATGCTCGCGCGCGGCGTACCCGTCAACCAGGTCGCCGCGGCGACCGGGTACGCCAGCGAGAGCGCCTTCAGCGCCATGTTCAAGACGGCGATGGGGCAACCGCCACGGCAGTTCCAGCCGCGCCGGCCTGCCGCATGACGCTCAGCGCCGGCCTGCTCCTGTTCCGCCGCACGCCGGCGGCGCTCGAGGTCCTGCTCGCGCATCCCGGCGGGCCGTACTGGGCCCGCAAGGACCAGGGCGCGTGGACCCTGCCCAAGGGCGAAGTGCAGCCGGGAGAGGAACCGCTCGCCGCCGCCTGCCGCGAGTTCGCCGAGGAGACCGGCCACGCCCCGGCCGGGCCCTTCATCGCGCTGGGCGAGGTCCGGCAGGCCGGCGGCAAGCGGGTGCAGGCCTGGGCCGTCGAAGGCAGCTTCGACCCGGCGCAACTGCGCTGCAACCAGTTCGAGATGGAATGGCCCCCGCGTTCGGGCCGGCGGCAATCGTTTCCCGAGATCGACCGTGTCGGCTGGTTCGGGCCGGCCGAGGCGGCTTCCCGGCTGCTGGCGGGCCAGCGGCCCTTCCTCGAACGCCTGCAGCTGGCGCTGGCCGGGTGACGCCTGTTGTAAGGACGCATCCTCCGTGCAGCGGCCGTGCCGTTTCGCTTGGGCCCGCATGCAGCCCGCAGCTACACTTTCCGTAGCACCGCCTGAGCCCATGCCGGACCTGCCACCCGACCCCAGCCACTACGAGACGCTCGACGTCCGCGCCGACGCCTCGGCCAGCGCGCTGCGGCAGGCATACCGGCGGGCGGCGCAGCACCACCACCCCGACCGCAGCGGCGGCGACGCCGGCGCCCAGGCGCGCATGGCACGCATCAACGAGGCCTATGCCGTGCTGTCGCATCCGCAGCGGCGGGCGAGCTACGACCTGTGGTTGCGCGCCCGCCAGGCCCGCCAGCAGGCCGACGCAGCGGCCCATGCCGCCCGTCCCTCCCGCTTCGCGGCCTCCTGGCCCTGGGGCCTGGTCGCCGCCACCAGCGCCTTCGCGGTCTTCTCGGTGGGAGCCGTGGTCTACAAGACCAGCTGGGCGGCCTCGGCCATCGCGGCCAAGGCCGCCGCGCCACAGGTGGCAGGCCGCTAGCCGCCCCGGCGGCTCAGGTTCCGAAAAAGCCGCGCGCCAGGTGGCGCGCGAAGCTCTCGGTCCAGCCCGCACCGTCGCTGGCGTCGTACTGCGCGGCCGCATGCCGGGTGATGACGTGGACCCGCCGCATGGCCGCCCCGTCGTTGTTGGCAGCCTCGAACATCTGGGCCCGGAAGGCCGACGGATCGCGGCCGCTCGCGAGGATGGCGTCCTCGAAGGCCTGCGCTTCCGCGGTCGGGATGGGGGTGCGTAGGACCAGCATGGATGGCGCCTTTCAACCTCAACGCGGGGGCCGACTACCGCGAGGACAGTGGCGCCCGCCAGCGTGCAACAGGGCGCAACCGCCCTGTCAGGCGCCCGTTCGCACGACCAGCCGGCCGCGCACCTGGCCGGCCATGAGGCGCCCGGCCTGCTCGACCGCGTCGGCCAGTCCGATCTCGGTCGTGATCGCCTCCAGCTGCACCGGATCCAGGTCCCGGGCCAGCCGGCCCCAGGCCTGCTCGCGCAGTGCCAGCGGCGCCATCACGGAGTCGACGCCCAGGAGCGCCACGCCGCGCAGGATGAACGGGGCCACGCTGGCGGTCAGGTCCATGCCCTGGGCCAGGCCGCAGGCAGCCACCGCGCCGCCGTAGCGCGTCTGGGCCAGGGCATTGGCGAGCGTGTGGCTGCCCACCGCGTCGACCACGCCGGCCCAGCGCTCCTTCTGCAGCGGTTTGCCGGGTGCGGCAAATTCCGCGCGGTCGATCACGGTGGCGGCACCCAACCCCTGCAGGTAGGTGGTTTCGGACGCCTTGCCCGTGGCCGCGACGACCCGGTGGCCCAGTTTCGCCAGCAAGGCGATGGCGACGGAGCCCACGCCACCGGTCGCGCCGGTGACGAGGACGTCACCGCTGCCGGGGACGAGCCCGTGCCGTTCCAGTGCCAGGACACACAGCATGGCGGTGTAGCCGGCGGTGCCGATGGCCATGGCCTGGCGGGCGCTGAAAGCGGCCGGCCGACGCACCAGCCACTCCCCCTTGAGCCGGGCCTTGGCCGCCAGGCAGCCCTTGTGGGTCTCGCCGACGCCGAAGCCGTTGAGGATCACCTCGTCGCCGGGCTTCCACAGTGCCGAGTCGCTGGCGAGCACGGTGCCGGCACCGTCGATG includes the following:
- a CDS encoding sugar phosphate isomerase/epimerase family protein, whose protein sequence is MRDFSTDHRWLSINTATVRKSRGQDLPLPQILDACAARGIRAISPWRDQVAAAGLAAVSKQVKALGLELSGYCRGGMFPATDAAGLQAAHDDNRRAVDEARELGAACLVLVVGGLPGALAGRAAHKDLALARSQVRDGIGALLDYARSAGMPLAIEPLHPMYAGDRACINTMEQALDVCDELDPSRSGALGVAVDVYHVWWDPKLEAQIRRAGRRRLLAFHVCDWLTPTRDLLNDRGMMGDGVIDIPLIRSWVEAQGFAGYSEVEIFSTLDWWQRDASEVLNTCIARHRGAV
- a CDS encoding bactofilin family protein, with the translated sequence MALQSPFFNNGKREDVRPNTPNGAALAAAAAAPTAPAANSPSTVTEGEAKLTVGPNIKLKGVEITDCDTLVVEGSVEATMDSRMIQISERGAFKGSAEIDIAEIRGTFEGNLTVRQKLVIYATGKVTGRIRYGKVVIEEGGQLSGEIEFAATPAAPAARPATPKLQVA
- a CDS encoding general secretion pathway protein GspB produces the protein MSYILDALRKADAQRDRSRLPGLNDRPLGVGEDEEAAGKSPQLWGVLGVGLVSIGLAAWQLARPPAPPAPPLAQANTTTPPVPATVVPPPAAVVPTPAAPSAALPATPAPAAPAARIEPPPPPPAVATPAPVPAAAGKASAPRIRASAAVAASAPRPAAPAAAAASAPTAGAAPVAAASAPAPEPSAVAPAGAPKLAITGGVYSPNAAQRMLIVNGQVFNEGAEPVPGVLLEQIRPNQAVLSWRGQRYLVGY
- a CDS encoding ExeA family protein — its product is MYAPYFGLSQEPFSIAPDPRYLYMSERHREALAHLLYGVGGGGGFVLLTGEIGTGKTTVCRCFLEQIPPATDVAYIFNPKLTALELLQSVCEEFHIAVPRQEGATAKDWLDPLNAYLLQAHAAGRNSVLVIDEAQNLSADVLEQLRLLTNLETNERKLLQIILIGQPELRGLLARPELEQLAQRVIARYHLDALTREETVRYVRHRLEVAGLSRALPFERRALALVHRLTGGVPRRINLLCDRALLGAYARSEAAVTPAIVRQAAREVFGAPEHARPGAWPRPAFVLGLGIAAGAALVVLARLLGEGPAPAAGVATPRPARPASAAVAAVPAAPAASAATSAASAPASVAAAPAAGAGVIPTAAAPAAPASAAPPTLLRDERAAWRELAKAWNAEAGDGDPCKLLPRQGLHCYTRSTPLPLIRQLDRPGIVTLDRESGTPSYALLTALTDKTATLSAGGTAQTVTLAALASRWNGEWATLWKAPVGYDPREADTTLPAAQRWAAAQLPVDTAGGKAAAPLRQRIRSFQLEQGLPVDGTLGPLTFMQLNRQARVDEPRLAP
- a CDS encoding MFS transporter; protein product: MSSLAAYAVPPSVPLRQDAQVIGLVGLAHLISHFSQLLLAPLFPWLKDALHASYTQLGFLMTIFFVVSCAVQAASGFLVDRHGPRPVLFAGLALVGLAAFGFSLSTGYWTMAACSLVAGIGNGVFHPVDYTLLNRKVSASRLGHAYSVHGITGSLGWALAPALLVPIALAFSWRAALAAAGALAWAVLLVLWLNREQLALPKARPSNAAAASGAATFDFLRVPAVWMCFAFFFVYAMVLSVVQAFAPEAARHLHDVPMALVAMCLTVYMVCSAGGMALGGFLAADPSRCEKVVAVGFGVAAAVALTVALAPVPALLVPALFGVMGFASGIAGPSRDLLVKRSTPANASGRVYGIVYSGLDIGQAVAPLLFGQLMDRGHYGAVWLGLVAVQLLLITSAFNVRRARRAQPFAA
- a CDS encoding AraC family transcriptional regulator, with the translated sequence MPRRPAPRAIPVGDTDDFEPTRARPVRLRARSLPADSHFEPHRHGWAQLAYCSSGVLQVSAQQGVDLSDEVTFIVPPSRAVWIEPRARHSVHVLERAEFRTLYLHASVTPDGWDGCRVILVSPLLRELIGALDASPPTRERERLLAAMVLDELHHADAQSLGVPLPPPDGDKRLRALCEAVLRAPGQRASLAEWAADVGASERTLARLFQAELGTGYQQWRQQAVLAHALPMLARGVPVNQVAAATGYASESAFSAMFKTAMGQPPRQFQPRRPAA
- a CDS encoding NUDIX domain-containing protein; its protein translation is MTLSAGLLLFRRTPAALEVLLAHPGGPYWARKDQGAWTLPKGEVQPGEEPLAAACREFAEETGHAPAGPFIALGEVRQAGGKRVQAWAVEGSFDPAQLRCNQFEMEWPPRSGRRQSFPEIDRVGWFGPAEAASRLLAGQRPFLERLQLALAG
- a CDS encoding J domain-containing protein — encoded protein: MPDLPPDPSHYETLDVRADASASALRQAYRRAAQHHHPDRSGGDAGAQARMARINEAYAVLSHPQRRASYDLWLRARQARQQADAAAHAARPSRFAASWPWGLVAATSAFAVFSVGAVVYKTSWAASAIAAKAAAPQVAGR
- a CDS encoding MDR family oxidoreductase codes for the protein MFPALVLDKSPDFQAAVREVGDEFLPDGDVTVAVAYSTLNYKDGLAITNRSPVVRNWPMVAGIDGAGTVLASDSALWKPGDEVILNGFGVGETHKGCLAAKARLKGEWLVRRPAAFSARQAMAIGTAGYTAMLCVLALERHGLVPGSGDVLVTGATGGVGSVAIALLAKLGHRVVAATGKASETTYLQGLGAATVIDRAEFAAPGKPLQKERWAGVVDAVGSHTLANALAQTRYGGAVAACGLAQGMDLTASVAPFILRGVALLGVDSVMAPLALREQAWGRLARDLDPVQLEAITTEIGLADAVEQAGRLMAGQVRGRLVVRTGA